A single window of Nocardioides kongjuensis DNA harbors:
- a CDS encoding DUF445 domain-containing protein, with protein MREWSEIVHDVQTNWLVYASMPFLAGLIGYVTKLVAIKMMFRPHRYRGLKPFGWQGIIPRRAPEMVEVLCQTLTGRLVSSGDIVSRVDGKELARKIERPLRKEVARIVPIVADEYQPALWHVLPGPAKDLVVQRAQDAAVDLVPKLVKALRKNIDDVFDLQEMVTAEFLADPDILESMFLDVGKREFRFIRRSGLVFGFAIGILQAAIWAATHQPLVMPVFGLFIGWFTDWAALRLIFSPKEPTRYLGVITWQGLFLKHRIPVSQEYGRLIGTRVLTADRIVASMFHGPSQQKMVDLFAPIIQRTLRDELVDVEAHVRRALGRLAPPELDRLGLGVGELSVGSVLGVLGGAVTRPVREAAGVGLDVAQVGGMADTAASELVAVLPVVLHDSFGYLDGRLQIEALMSEKMAEMTPEQFEGVLRPAFQADERTLIMVGAVLGFLVGELQVLLVEHLTHA; from the coding sequence ATGCGCGAGTGGTCCGAGATCGTCCACGACGTCCAGACGAACTGGCTGGTCTACGCCTCGATGCCGTTCCTGGCCGGGCTGATCGGGTACGTCACCAAGCTGGTCGCGATCAAGATGATGTTCCGGCCGCACCGGTACCGCGGCCTCAAGCCGTTCGGCTGGCAGGGCATCATCCCGCGCCGCGCGCCCGAGATGGTCGAGGTGCTGTGCCAGACGCTGACCGGGCGGCTGGTGTCGTCGGGCGACATCGTCAGCCGGGTCGACGGCAAGGAGCTGGCCCGCAAGATCGAGCGGCCGCTGCGCAAGGAGGTCGCGCGGATCGTGCCGATCGTGGCCGACGAGTACCAGCCGGCGCTGTGGCACGTGCTCCCCGGTCCCGCGAAGGACCTGGTCGTGCAGCGCGCACAGGACGCCGCGGTCGACCTGGTGCCCAAGCTGGTGAAGGCGCTGCGCAAGAACATCGACGACGTCTTCGACCTGCAGGAGATGGTGACGGCCGAGTTCCTCGCCGATCCCGACATCCTCGAGTCGATGTTCCTCGACGTCGGCAAGCGCGAGTTCCGGTTCATCCGCCGCAGCGGCCTGGTGTTCGGCTTCGCGATCGGCATCCTGCAGGCCGCGATCTGGGCGGCCACCCACCAGCCGCTGGTGATGCCGGTCTTCGGCCTGTTCATCGGCTGGTTCACCGACTGGGCGGCGCTGCGGCTGATCTTCAGCCCCAAGGAGCCGACGAGGTACCTCGGCGTGATCACCTGGCAGGGCCTGTTCCTCAAGCACCGGATCCCGGTCTCCCAGGAGTACGGACGCCTGATCGGCACCCGCGTCCTGACCGCTGACCGGATCGTCGCGAGCATGTTCCACGGCCCCTCGCAGCAGAAGATGGTCGACCTCTTCGCGCCGATCATCCAGCGCACGCTGCGCGACGAGCTGGTCGACGTCGAGGCGCACGTCCGCCGTGCGCTGGGCCGGCTGGCCCCGCCCGAGCTCGACCGGCTCGGCCTCGGCGTGGGTGAGCTGTCGGTCGGCTCGGTGCTCGGCGTCCTCGGCGGCGCGGTCACCCGCCCGGTGCGCGAGGCCGCGGGGGTCGGGCTCGACGTGGCCCAGGTCGGCGGCATGGCCGACACGGCGGCCAGTGAGCTCGTCGCGGTGCTGCCGGTGGTCCTGCACGACTCGTTCGGCTACCTCGACGGCCGGCTCCAGATCGAGGCGCTGATGTCGGAGAAGATGGCCGAGATGACGCCCGAGCAGTTCGAGGGCGTCCTGCGCCCGGCCTTCCAGGCCGACGAGCGCACGCTGATCATGGTCGGCGCCGTCCTCGGCTTCCTCGTCGGCGAGCTGCAGGTCCTCCTCGTCGAGCACCTCACCCATGCGTGA
- a CDS encoding polyhydroxyalkanoate synthesis regulator DNA-binding domain-containing protein has protein sequence MGTDEPRVIKRYANRKLYDTSRRQFTTLDDLSALLDTGIRFVVRDHDSGHDRTDEVLAQVLGRRVRVGGGPTDLISGLLRAPGQIAQQLVGEVAPEPEPEKPKKAKKKSAKKKSGEARTKPASTGDDDARDAEIAELRAQVAELTQAVSVLVQDRLAERGAADEGSDSA, from the coding sequence ATGGGCACCGACGAACCGCGCGTGATCAAGCGCTATGCCAACCGCAAGCTGTACGACACCAGCCGGCGCCAGTTCACCACGCTGGACGACCTGTCCGCCCTGCTCGACACGGGCATCCGGTTCGTCGTACGCGACCACGACTCCGGCCACGACCGCACCGACGAGGTGCTCGCCCAGGTGCTCGGCAGGCGGGTCCGCGTGGGCGGCGGACCGACCGACCTGATCAGCGGATTGCTGCGTGCGCCGGGGCAGATCGCCCAGCAGCTGGTGGGCGAGGTGGCTCCGGAGCCGGAGCCGGAGAAGCCGAAGAAGGCCAAGAAGAAGTCGGCGAAGAAGAAGTCCGGCGAGGCGAGGACGAAGCCGGCGTCGACCGGGGACGACGACGCCAGGGACGCCGAGATCGCCGAGCTCCGCGCCCAGGTCGCCGAGCTCACCCAGGCGGTCTCGGTCCTGGTCCAGGACCGGCTCGCCGAGCGCGGGGCCGCCGACGAGGGCAGCGACAGCGCGTGA
- a CDS encoding AraC family transcriptional regulator, with translation MSLIRGTALQGYAELVDELGGDLQPLLDLAHLPAATIGDHDSFVSYRSVVTALEAAAAATGADDFGRRLATRQGLEILGPLGVAARTAGTTGAALQAIEQYLTVYSPAIAITVTAPPRSRMAELEWRIVVRRPPPHRQAAELALGVALRVLQLLAGADFSPRSVQLRHQPLGDPAAYRTYFGCPVAFASERYALRFPAAVLSRPLADDGDVHALAQRYLSTIAVPTASATADTVAELVRHMLPTGTLDLDLVAGQLALHRRTLQRQLAEQGTSFAALVDQVRRDEAERYLRETDMPLGQLAGALGLSEQSALSRASRRWFGMPPKQVRQAARRVSPEVENEERQVTT, from the coding sequence ATGTCCCTGATCCGTGGCACGGCGCTCCAGGGGTACGCCGAGCTGGTCGACGAGCTCGGCGGAGACCTCCAGCCACTGCTCGACCTGGCCCACCTGCCGGCCGCGACGATCGGCGACCACGACAGCTTCGTCAGCTACCGCAGCGTCGTGACGGCGCTCGAGGCGGCGGCTGCTGCGACGGGAGCCGACGACTTCGGTCGCCGGCTGGCCACCCGGCAGGGACTGGAGATCCTCGGTCCGCTCGGCGTCGCGGCCCGCACGGCCGGCACGACCGGTGCGGCGCTCCAGGCCATCGAGCAGTACCTGACCGTCTACAGCCCGGCGATCGCGATCACGGTGACCGCGCCGCCGCGCTCGCGGATGGCCGAGCTCGAGTGGCGGATCGTCGTACGGCGTCCTCCCCCGCACCGCCAGGCGGCCGAGCTCGCGCTGGGGGTGGCCCTACGGGTGCTCCAGCTGCTCGCGGGCGCGGACTTCAGTCCGCGGTCGGTCCAGCTGCGGCACCAGCCCCTGGGCGACCCGGCGGCGTACCGCACCTACTTCGGCTGCCCCGTCGCGTTCGCCTCGGAGCGCTACGCCCTGCGCTTCCCGGCCGCGGTGCTGAGCCGGCCGCTCGCTGACGACGGCGACGTGCACGCCCTCGCCCAGCGCTACCTCAGCACCATCGCCGTCCCCACTGCGTCGGCGACGGCAGACACGGTGGCCGAGCTGGTCCGCCACATGCTGCCGACCGGCACCCTCGACCTCGACCTCGTGGCCGGCCAGCTGGCGCTGCACCGACGTACCCTCCAGCGCCAGCTCGCCGAGCAGGGCACGTCCTTCGCCGCCCTCGTCGACCAGGTACGCCGCGACGAGGCCGAGCGCTACCTGCGCGAGACCGACATGCCGCTGGGCCAGCTCGCCGGCGCGCTGGGCCTCAGCGAGCAGAGCGCGCTGTCCCGGGCCAGCCGTCGGTGGTTCGGCATGCCGCCGAAGCAGGTCCGGCAAGCGGCACGGCGCGTGTCGCCCGAGGTCGAGAACGAGGAACGCCAGGTCACGACCTGA
- a CDS encoding alpha/beta fold hydrolase: MLAHERIGSGEPLVLVHGIGHRRQAWYPLVDRLAEERELVLIDLPGHGESPALVPDGRPVRDILRDILEDFFVEQGLDRPHIAGNSLGGRIALEAAADDLVSSATTLAPAGFWRNQVDFAYIRAVFTLLTGAATLAQPVAPAILRTAPGRAAAFGLLMTKGHKLSPEAALGDVRGLVHARPALETIIDGGFPFDRPIDPAIPVTVAWGTRDLVLLPYQAGRARKALPDAEHVTLPGCGHVPMIDDVDLVADVLLKGSAHPRLGQATYDVA, from the coding sequence ATGCTTGCCCACGAACGGATCGGCTCGGGAGAGCCCCTCGTCCTGGTTCACGGGATCGGACACCGCCGGCAGGCGTGGTACCCGCTCGTCGACCGGCTCGCCGAGGAGCGCGAGCTCGTCCTGATCGACCTGCCGGGGCACGGTGAGTCCCCGGCGCTGGTCCCCGACGGCCGCCCGGTGCGCGACATCCTGCGCGACATCCTCGAGGACTTCTTCGTCGAGCAGGGCCTCGACCGCCCGCACATCGCGGGCAACTCGCTCGGTGGCCGGATCGCCCTCGAGGCGGCGGCCGACGACCTGGTGAGCAGCGCGACCACGCTCGCGCCCGCCGGGTTCTGGCGCAACCAGGTGGACTTCGCCTACATCCGGGCGGTCTTCACGCTGCTGACCGGGGCCGCCACGCTGGCGCAGCCGGTCGCGCCCGCGATCCTCAGGACGGCGCCCGGCCGCGCCGCCGCCTTCGGCCTGCTGATGACCAAGGGCCACAAGCTCAGCCCGGAGGCCGCCCTCGGCGACGTGCGCGGCCTGGTGCACGCTCGGCCGGCGCTGGAGACGATCATCGACGGCGGCTTCCCGTTCGACCGCCCCATCGACCCGGCCATCCCGGTCACGGTGGCCTGGGGCACCCGCGACCTCGTGCTGCTGCCGTACCAGGCCGGCCGTGCGCGAAAGGCCCTCCCGGACGCCGAGCACGTGACGCTGCCGGGGTGCGGCCACGTCCCGATGATCGACGACGTCGACCTGGTCGCCGACGTGCTGCTCAAGGGATCCGCGCACCCGCGACTCGGCCAGGCGACCTACGACGTCGCCTGA
- a CDS encoding DUF2200 family protein: MHRIFSTSVASVYSHYVAKVERKGRTQAELDEAICWLTGFSPTELRAHLDAGTTFEDFFAAARLNPAASLITGVVCGIRVEDVEDPLMQKIRYLDKLVDEIARGKAMDKVLRG, translated from the coding sequence GTGCACCGTATCTTCTCGACCAGCGTCGCGTCGGTCTACTCCCACTACGTGGCCAAGGTCGAGAGGAAGGGGCGCACGCAGGCCGAGCTCGACGAGGCGATCTGCTGGCTGACCGGCTTCTCGCCGACGGAGCTGCGGGCCCACCTGGACGCGGGTACGACGTTCGAGGACTTCTTCGCCGCCGCCCGGCTCAACCCCGCGGCGTCCCTGATCACCGGCGTGGTCTGCGGGATCCGGGTCGAGGACGTCGAGGACCCGTTGATGCAGAAGATCCGGTACCTCGACAAGCTCGTGGACGAGATCGCCCGCGGCAAGGCGATGGACAAGGTCCTCCGAGGCTGA
- a CDS encoding MFS transporter — protein MVVEQVRPRTSPAVVVAMLSCCGIVVSLQQTLLLPLLPDLPRILGTSPDSASWLVTATLLSGAVATPTISRLADMYGKRRMMVVSLGVAVVGSLLGALSQALPLLIGARALQGVGVALIPVAIAIMRDELPRDRVPLGVALMSATLAIGAGVGLPLSGLIVEHMDWHASFWLTGVVGVLLIAGTLALLPESPVRTSGSFDLRGAALLSVALTAVLLALSKGGQWGWASASTVGCLAGGAAVLAIWIPLELRTPRPLVDVRVAARRSVVLVNLASVFAGFAMFANMLVTTQLLQLPVETGYGRGLDVLHTGLWMVPNAAAFGLMAPVSAWLIRRIGPQATLVSGALLMGTAYVWRTFYSADLPQVVVGSVVVGTGTAMVYGALPTLVMRAVPVTETASANGLNVLLRSFGTSTASAATAAITTASTLTLAGRELPSLHSLMLIFWLAAAAALATALIGVPMLRMREYAEEADRSGAENTTRAQIVQGQVLSLKGNPIRHAVVTVLTPDGRAVDWGQADAEGRFAAAVPEPADYLVVTSADGWRPRSRMMTLDSAAPVPPIVLRERLTLGGTIRASDGQPVTDALVVLTRATGELVTTVRTDHEGRYEVPRPANGRYVLTVAGPTEALGARTLSVWEEARDFDLDLGTPLADAT, from the coding sequence GTGGTCGTCGAGCAGGTCCGACCACGCACCAGTCCTGCGGTCGTCGTCGCGATGCTCTCGTGCTGCGGCATCGTGGTCTCGCTGCAGCAGACGCTGCTGCTGCCACTGCTGCCGGACCTCCCGAGGATCCTCGGTACGTCGCCCGACAGCGCCTCCTGGCTGGTGACCGCGACCCTGCTCAGCGGCGCGGTGGCGACCCCCACCATCTCGCGACTGGCCGACATGTACGGCAAGCGCCGGATGATGGTCGTGTCGCTGGGCGTCGCCGTGGTGGGCTCGCTCCTCGGCGCGCTCAGCCAGGCGCTGCCGCTCCTCATCGGGGCGCGGGCCCTCCAGGGAGTCGGGGTCGCGCTGATCCCTGTCGCCATCGCGATCATGCGCGACGAGCTCCCCCGTGACCGGGTGCCGCTCGGCGTCGCCCTGATGAGCGCGACCCTCGCGATCGGAGCCGGCGTCGGTCTGCCGCTGTCCGGGCTGATCGTCGAGCACATGGACTGGCACGCGTCGTTCTGGCTCACCGGCGTGGTCGGGGTCCTGCTCATCGCCGGGACGCTGGCCCTGTTGCCCGAGTCGCCGGTCCGCACGAGCGGCTCCTTCGACCTGCGCGGCGCAGCGCTGCTGTCGGTCGCGCTGACCGCCGTGCTGCTCGCCCTGTCCAAGGGCGGCCAGTGGGGCTGGGCCTCCGCCTCGACCGTCGGCTGCCTCGCCGGCGGCGCGGCCGTGCTGGCGATCTGGATCCCGCTCGAGCTGCGCACCCCGCGGCCGCTGGTCGACGTCCGGGTCGCGGCCCGACGCTCGGTTGTCCTGGTCAACCTCGCCTCGGTGTTCGCGGGATTCGCGATGTTCGCCAACATGCTGGTCACCACCCAGCTGCTGCAGCTGCCTGTCGAGACCGGCTACGGCCGGGGCCTCGACGTCCTCCACACCGGCCTCTGGATGGTCCCCAACGCCGCCGCGTTCGGCCTGATGGCGCCCGTCTCGGCCTGGTTGATCCGCCGGATCGGCCCGCAGGCCACCCTCGTCTCGGGTGCGCTGCTGATGGGCACGGCCTACGTCTGGCGGACCTTCTACAGCGCCGACCTCCCGCAGGTCGTGGTCGGGTCCGTGGTCGTCGGCACCGGCACCGCGATGGTGTACGGCGCCCTGCCGACGCTCGTGATGCGCGCAGTGCCCGTCACCGAGACCGCCTCGGCCAACGGCCTGAACGTGCTCCTGCGCTCCTTCGGCACGTCCACCGCGAGCGCCGCCACCGCCGCGATCACCACGGCCTCGACGCTCACCCTGGCGGGGCGCGAGCTGCCGAGCCTGCACTCGCTGATGCTGATCTTCTGGCTCGCCGCCGCGGCCGCCCTGGCGACGGCACTGATCGGCGTACCCATGCTCCGGATGCGCGAGTACGCCGAGGAGGCGGACCGCTCGGGCGCCGAGAACACCACGCGCGCGCAGATCGTCCAGGGCCAGGTGCTCAGCCTCAAGGGCAACCCGATCCGCCACGCGGTGGTGACGGTGCTGACCCCCGACGGGCGTGCGGTCGACTGGGGCCAGGCCGATGCGGAGGGGCGGTTCGCGGCCGCCGTACCCGAGCCGGCGGACTACCTCGTCGTCACCTCCGCCGACGGCTGGCGCCCGCGCTCGCGGATGATGACGCTCGACAGTGCCGCGCCCGTCCCCCCGATCGTGCTGCGCGAGCGGCTCACCCTGGGCGGCACGATCCGCGCCTCCGACGGGCAGCCCGTCACCGACGCGCTCGTCGTCCTCACCCGCGCCACCGGCGAGCTGGTCACCACGGTCCGCACCGACCACGAGGGCCGCTACGAGGTCCCGCGGCCGGCCAACGGGCGCTACGTGCTCACCGTCGCCGGTCCCACCGAGGCGCTCGGCGCCCGCACGCTCAGCGTGTGGGAGGAGGCCCGTGACTTCGACCTCGACCTCGGCACGCCCCTGGCCGACGCCACCTGA
- a CDS encoding fatty acyl-CoA synthetase, which produces MSDVSSARQHTLGDLPRRTAQRVPDKVAVIDGDTRLTFAELDAYVERTAAAITAAGLAKGDRLALLSHNCWQFAVLDFAAARAGVVLVPINFMLGADEIAFILDHSGATGFVVEDALVPVADAALAAAAGAQVRERRVVRVAGDAAPDGWEDLSGWLEHEGPAVVVPMADDDPVRMMFTSGTESRPKGALLSSRSLLWQYVSCALDGSMSADDVELHTLPLYHCAQLDCFLGTDVYLGATSIILPGPDPARVLRAIAEHRVTKFFAPPTVWIGLLRHPDFDTTDLSSLRKGYYGASPMPVEVLRELQQRLPDVALWNFYGQTEMAPLATILGPDEQLAYAGSAGRPSINVETRIVDDLDVPVPAGTVGEIVHRSPHATLGYHDDPEKTAEAFRGGWFHSGDLGYLDDTGHLYVVDRKKDMIKTGGENVASREVEEAIYTHPDVAEVAVFGVSHPRWVEAVAAVVVPRAGTDLSPDDVLTHARSVLAGYKAPKYVVLAEALPKNPSGKILKRQLRDAHADLSAGED; this is translated from the coding sequence ATGAGCGACGTCTCCTCGGCCCGTCAGCACACCCTCGGCGACCTGCCCCGGCGCACGGCGCAGCGCGTGCCCGACAAGGTCGCCGTGATCGACGGGGACACCCGGCTGACGTTCGCCGAGCTGGACGCGTACGTCGAGCGCACGGCCGCCGCGATCACCGCGGCCGGGCTCGCCAAGGGCGACCGGCTCGCGCTGCTCAGCCACAACTGCTGGCAGTTCGCGGTGCTCGACTTCGCCGCCGCGCGCGCCGGCGTCGTGCTGGTGCCGATCAACTTCATGCTCGGCGCCGACGAGATCGCGTTCATCCTCGACCACAGCGGCGCCACCGGGTTCGTCGTCGAGGACGCGCTGGTGCCGGTGGCCGACGCCGCGCTCGCCGCGGCCGCCGGCGCGCAGGTGCGGGAGCGGCGGGTGGTCCGCGTCGCCGGGGACGCGGCTCCTGACGGCTGGGAGGACCTGTCCGGCTGGCTGGAGCACGAGGGCCCGGCGGTCGTCGTACCGATGGCCGACGACGACCCGGTCCGGATGATGTTCACCTCCGGCACCGAGTCGCGGCCCAAGGGCGCGCTGCTGAGCAGCCGGTCGCTGCTGTGGCAGTACGTCTCGTGTGCCCTGGACGGGTCGATGAGCGCCGACGACGTCGAGCTGCACACGCTGCCGCTCTACCACTGCGCGCAGCTCGACTGCTTCCTCGGCACCGACGTCTACCTCGGCGCCACCAGCATCATCCTGCCCGGCCCCGACCCGGCGAGGGTGCTGCGCGCCATCGCCGAGCACCGGGTCACGAAGTTCTTCGCGCCCCCGACCGTGTGGATCGGCCTGCTGCGCCACCCCGACTTCGACACGACCGACCTGTCCAGCCTGCGCAAGGGCTACTACGGCGCCTCGCCGATGCCGGTCGAGGTGCTGCGCGAGCTCCAGCAGCGGCTGCCCGACGTCGCGCTGTGGAACTTCTACGGCCAGACCGAGATGGCCCCGCTCGCCACGATCCTGGGCCCCGACGAGCAGCTGGCGTACGCCGGCTCGGCCGGCCGCCCGTCGATCAACGTCGAGACCCGGATCGTCGACGACCTCGACGTCCCGGTCCCGGCGGGCACCGTCGGCGAGATCGTGCACCGCAGCCCGCACGCGACGCTGGGCTACCACGACGACCCGGAGAAGACGGCGGAGGCCTTCCGTGGCGGCTGGTTCCACTCCGGCGACCTCGGCTACCTCGACGACACCGGTCACCTCTACGTCGTCGACCGCAAGAAGGACATGATCAAGACCGGTGGCGAGAACGTCGCGAGCCGGGAGGTCGAGGAGGCGATCTACACCCACCCCGACGTCGCGGAGGTCGCCGTCTTCGGCGTCAGCCACCCGCGCTGGGTGGAGGCGGTCGCGGCGGTCGTCGTACCCCGTGCGGGGACGGACCTGTCCCCCGACGACGTCCTCACCCACGCTCGGTCGGTGCTGGCCGGCTACAAGGCGCCCAAGTACGTCGTCCTCGCCGAGGCCCTCCCCAAGAACCCCAGCGGCAAGATCCTCAAGCGCCAGCTCCGCGACGCGCACGCCGACCTGTCGGCCGGAGAGGACTGA
- a CDS encoding TIGR03617 family F420-dependent LLM class oxidoreductase, with product MLLDLQLDARPDAVRERARELAEAGAAGLFTFEGPHDVFLPLAAVAGQVDADLMTNVAIAMPRSPMHLAHTAWDLQLMSGGRFRLGLGSQIQPHVEKRYGARWSPPAARMREIVGAVKAILHSWQSGERLDFRGEHTTHTLMPPTFVPGPNPYGPPPVLLGALGPLMTRTAAEVADGLLVMPFHSHRHFRERTLPAIAEGLALAGRSAADFAVHPQAIVAMGRTEAQVVAARAGVRALLAFYGSTPAYRPVLEVEGWADLQPELNRLSKTGDVAAMSALVDDTVLDTLAVAGTPEQCAAELHRRFGGVRGVERVCCYFPGYDPPLEQVAALAVALR from the coding sequence GTGCTCCTCGACCTGCAGCTGGACGCCCGCCCCGACGCCGTGCGCGAGCGGGCCCGGGAGCTCGCGGAGGCCGGCGCCGCCGGCCTGTTCACCTTCGAGGGGCCGCACGACGTCTTCCTGCCCCTCGCCGCCGTCGCCGGCCAGGTCGACGCCGACCTGATGACCAACGTCGCGATCGCGATGCCGCGCTCGCCGATGCACCTGGCGCACACCGCCTGGGACCTCCAGCTCATGTCGGGCGGCCGGTTCCGGCTCGGCCTGGGCTCGCAGATCCAGCCCCACGTCGAGAAGAGGTACGGCGCCCGCTGGTCCCCGCCCGCCGCGCGGATGCGCGAGATCGTCGGCGCCGTCAAGGCGATCCTGCACTCCTGGCAGTCGGGCGAACGCCTCGACTTCCGCGGCGAGCACACCACCCACACCCTGATGCCGCCGACCTTCGTCCCCGGCCCGAACCCCTACGGCCCGCCGCCCGTCCTCCTCGGCGCCCTCGGCCCCCTGATGACCCGCACCGCCGCGGAGGTCGCCGACGGCCTGCTGGTCATGCCGTTCCACAGCCACCGCCACTTCCGCGAGCGCACGCTGCCCGCGATCGCCGAGGGACTCGCGCTCGCCGGGCGGTCGGCGGCGGACTTCGCCGTGCATCCCCAGGCCATCGTGGCGATGGGCCGCACCGAGGCGCAGGTGGTTGCCGCGCGGGCGGGGGTGCGGGCCCTGCTCGCGTTCTACGGCTCCACGCCGGCGTACCGGCCCGTCCTCGAGGTCGAGGGCTGGGCCGACCTCCAGCCCGAGCTCAACCGCCTCTCCAAGACCGGCGACGTGGCCGCCATGTCCGCCCTCGTCGACGACACGGTGCTCGACACCCTCGCCGTCGCGGGCACGCCCGAGCAGTGCGCGGCCGAGCTCCACCGGCGCTTCGGCGGCGTCCGCGGCGTCGAGCGGGTGTGCTGCTACTTCCCCGGCTACGACCCACCGCTGGAGCAGGTCGCCGCGCTGGCTGTTGCTCTGCGCTGA
- a CDS encoding enoyl-CoA hydratase-related protein, with the protein MSAELLIDRDHPGVVEVTFNRPERRNAFTKAMYRAMRELWLELAEDRSVRVVVLRGEGGKAFAAGNEISDFLEADAVEYETWIREMLDGLFALPQVTVAAIDGVCVGGGLAVATTCDLRVATASSRFGYPIARTLGNALSSPVLYRCAEVFGESLTREMLLASRLVTADRAYAAGAILAEVADRAALDAEVSGLVEGILQASPVTLRVTKQQLRRRASITETAPVDEEPLLREVYGGPDFAEGVRAFLAKEKPAFRG; encoded by the coding sequence GTGAGTGCTGAGCTGCTGATCGACCGTGACCACCCCGGTGTGGTCGAGGTGACCTTCAACCGTCCCGAGCGACGCAACGCCTTCACGAAGGCGATGTACCGCGCGATGCGCGAGCTGTGGCTCGAGCTGGCCGAGGACCGGTCAGTGCGGGTCGTCGTGCTCAGGGGCGAGGGCGGCAAGGCCTTCGCGGCCGGCAACGAGATCTCCGACTTCCTCGAGGCCGACGCGGTCGAGTACGAGACCTGGATCCGCGAGATGCTCGACGGCCTGTTCGCGCTCCCGCAGGTCACCGTCGCCGCGATCGACGGCGTCTGCGTCGGCGGCGGCCTGGCCGTCGCCACCACCTGCGACCTGCGCGTGGCGACCGCGTCCTCCCGGTTCGGCTACCCGATCGCCCGCACCCTCGGCAACGCCCTCTCCTCGCCGGTCCTCTACCGCTGCGCCGAGGTCTTCGGCGAGTCCCTCACCCGCGAGATGCTCCTCGCCTCGCGCCTGGTCACCGCCGACCGCGCGTACGCCGCCGGCGCGATCCTCGCCGAGGTGGCCGACCGGGCCGCGCTCGACGCCGAGGTCTCCGGGTTGGTCGAGGGGATCCTCCAGGCCTCGCCCGTCACCCTGCGGGTCACCAAGCAGCAGCTGCGCCGCCGAGCATCCATCACCGAGACCGCACCGGTGGACGAGGAGCCGTTGCTGCGGGAGGTCTACGGCGGCCCGGACTTCGCCGAGGGGGTCCGGGCGTTCCTGGCCAAGGAGAAGCCCGCCTTCCGGGGCTGA
- a CDS encoding VanZ family protein: MKALHLPWLWLGAWLALVLAVVVLSLGSPPPAPGVPASDKWEHLVVYGLLSSTAVQLFRPGRPLLAVAAALVLLGIGLEIAQGTLTTDRMMDWRDAVANALGVGLGLLTSRTRMRDALLAAVPSRT, from the coding sequence GTGAAGGCGCTGCACCTGCCCTGGCTGTGGCTGGGAGCCTGGCTGGCTCTCGTGCTCGCGGTGGTCGTCCTGTCGCTGGGCTCGCCGCCGCCGGCGCCCGGTGTACCGGCGAGCGACAAGTGGGAGCACCTCGTGGTCTACGGGCTGCTGTCGTCGACCGCGGTGCAGCTGTTCCGTCCCGGCCGGCCGCTGCTCGCCGTGGCCGCTGCACTGGTGCTGCTCGGCATCGGGCTCGAGATCGCTCAGGGCACGCTCACCACCGACCGGATGATGGACTGGCGCGATGCGGTCGCCAACGCGCTCGGTGTCGGGCTCGGGCTCCTCACCAGCCGGACGCGGATGCGGGACGCACTCCTGGCCGCCGTACCCTCGCGGACGTGA
- a CDS encoding rhomboid family intramembrane serine protease — protein MSDLRARPGWQVAAIGAVGFVVLLWGIELVDVAASHRLDGWGIRPRSGEGLLGILAAPLLHGGWGHLSANTVPALVLGFLTLATGIGRGLVATLVIWLLGGLAVWLVAGGSSVHLGASGLIFGWLTYLVVQGFVDHEPLEILVGLGVLVVYGGVLWGVLPGTPGVSWQGHLFGALAGVVAAFVVRERSA, from the coding sequence GTGAGCGACCTCCGCGCCCGGCCCGGCTGGCAGGTGGCCGCGATCGGTGCGGTCGGCTTCGTCGTCCTGCTGTGGGGGATCGAGCTCGTCGACGTCGCCGCCTCGCACCGGCTCGACGGCTGGGGCATCCGGCCGCGGTCCGGTGAGGGCCTGCTCGGCATCCTCGCGGCGCCACTCCTGCACGGCGGGTGGGGGCACCTGAGCGCGAACACGGTGCCGGCGCTGGTGCTCGGCTTCCTCACGCTCGCCACCGGCATCGGCCGCGGACTCGTCGCGACCCTGGTCATCTGGCTGCTCGGCGGCCTCGCGGTCTGGCTGGTCGCCGGAGGCAGCTCGGTGCACCTGGGGGCGTCGGGGCTGATCTTCGGATGGTTGACCTACCTGGTCGTGCAGGGCTTCGTCGACCACGAGCCGCTGGAGATCCTCGTCGGGCTCGGTGTGCTGGTGGTCTACGGCGGCGTGCTGTGGGGCGTGCTTCCCGGGACCCCCGGCGTGTCCTGGCAGGGACACCTGTTCGGCGCTCTCGCGGGCGTGGTGGCCGCGTTCGTCGTACGCGAGCGCTCGGCGTGA